The Deferrivibrio essentukiensis genomic sequence GAGCAGACCAATTACGGAACTTAATATAATTCTCCAGGAGCCAATTCCAGTATAGATTAATACAAATGCTCCAAACAAGCATGCAAGTGTTGATGTTTCACCCATTGAGCCGGGTATGAATCCTAAAAAAGCATCCGTTAAGCTGTAAGAAATTTTCCCTGCAGAAGCCATTTCGGCAAGAGGAGTGGCTTTTGATATTGAATCAAGACCAATCCATACTTTGTCACCCGACATTGAAGCAGGATAGGCAAAAAAGAGGATTGCTCTTGAAAAAAGTGCAGGGTTTACAATATTTCTTCCTGTACCTCCAAATACCTCTTTTCCTAAAACAAGACCTATTGAAAGAGCCACACTTGCTTCCCATAAAGGTACTGTAGGTGGTAGAATGAGAGGGTAGAGCAGGGAAGTAACAAGAAAAGCTTCTCCTATTTCATGTTTTCTTATTACTGCAAACAATAACTCCCATGTGCCACCGACTATTAGAGTAATTATATAAAGAGGGAAGAAGTAAAGACTACCAAGAAAAAAATTGGAGCTAATACTTTTATAGTCATAAGGGATATTAAATAGTTCCATCAATGTATGTCTAAATCCTATGGCAGTTTTGCTGCTGTCAAGAGCATAAGCAAGGTTTGCCTGATAGCCTGTATTGTAAAGAGCCATAATAACACAGGGGATAAGAGCAATAACTACTGTTGTCATTACACGTTTGAGGTCTAAACCGTCCCTTATATGTGTTTTCCCTTTTGTCCTGTTAAGCGGGGTTAGAATAAAAGTGTCTATCATTTCAAAGACGGGAAAAAGGCTCTCAAATTTTCCACCTTTAACAAAATGTTTTTCAACCTTCGCAAAAAACTTGGTAAGTTTTTTCATCTATTCTCCTAACTATCAAA encodes the following:
- a CDS encoding NADH:ubiquinone reductase (Na(+)-transporting) subunit B, which produces MKKLTKFFAKVEKHFVKGGKFESLFPVFEMIDTFILTPLNRTKGKTHIRDGLDLKRVMTTVVIALIPCVIMALYNTGYQANLAYALDSSKTAIGFRHTLMELFNIPYDYKSISSNFFLGSLYFFPLYIITLIVGGTWELLFAVIRKHEIGEAFLVTSLLYPLILPPTVPLWEASVALSIGLVLGKEVFGGTGRNIVNPALFSRAILFFAYPASMSGDKVWIGLDSISKATPLAEMASAGKISYSLTDAFLGFIPGSMGETSTLACLFGAFVLIYTGIGSWRIILSSVIGLLGVSSIFYMIGSDTNHMFQLNPLIHLIVGGFAFGVVFMATDPVSASMTEKGKYYYGLLIGALTAIIRIVNPAYPEGVMLAILFANIMAPLIDHFVIESNIKRREKRYATRI